The DNA region GGGAGGCGATGACAACGAGGCTTTGAAGCTGTTCAAGGTAGCTGTGTTTGAGATGCCAGAGTCTATCCGTGATACCACAGCCAAAAGAGACTCCCTCTCAATACCTTATCTTCGTCCGCTCTTTGAGAAATGACGACCCAATCTACTGACTGCCTAAATCTGCCGAGCCCCTCACTGCCATGATAAGAACATCAGACGCTTCCCAAGGTCACCATCAGCTTCTTTCTCCGCCTACAAGACACAGGACACGCAATCCCCTTAACCCATGTGTAGTCTTTGGGCCAGTTGACTCGCAATGCCGTCGCCGCCTGCGTATCGTCGTCCGAAGTGAATAGCCCCGTTATCATTCTCCTGCtccctttcccaccccccggcCAGTGAGACTCAAGGATTGCGGCTCTCCGTCCATTGCTCCTTCCCCGCTTGACATCAGACGGCCAGCTTGGTTgctccaaaacaaaaaaaagaaatcgaTTCCAATCTTGAGTTATTGAGCAACTAGGATCCACAAATCCTACAGAACTGGTGGCGTAGGACCGGCGCAGGGAGTCCTTAAATAgagtctctctctctctgtctctctccaGTTCTCCtccatttcttttctttcccacAGCACAACCACTTTGTGACGTTCGCTTCCTGCTGCCTTTGGCTTTCTGCTTTTGCGACCacaacccaacaaccacaaacaACAACTGCTCTTTGGCAAGAGAAGCATTGATTGTTTGCCTCACTCAATACCGCTCTCCCAGTAAGTTATCTTCTTCCTTCGgagttttgttttctttcgtCCCGGGGCCGTGATTGCAGTCGCAATAGCCGGTCGGGCATCTTTGGTCGCCATTCATGGCACAAGTGTGCTTTATGTTGCGACTTTCTTTCGTCAGATTCACACCGACAATtgtttccttccccttcctcgcctcgTCTACCTATTCAACACATAGAtcccacctcatcctcgacacAAACACTCTATCAATCTCACATCACACCTCtccaaccgccaaaatggACTACCTAAAGACAGCCTTCAATTATACAAAACTAActcttctctctttcacAGAccacaaaaacaaccccttTTCATCTCAACAACTCACAAAAGCAACAAGGACAATGGCCGAAGAGAAAGCCCCCCAGCCCACCTCAGCTGAGGCCTTCCTCTTCTATTCCATAGTGAAGAATCTGAGAACCCGGCCAGATATCAACTGGGAGGGCGTCGCCCGCGACAACGGTTTCAAAAACGCCGAGACGGCCAAGGTGCGCTACGGACAGGTGAAGCGCAAGCTCAACATTGAGAACTGGTCGCCGCCCGTCAAGCCGCAGGGCGGCAGATCCAGCGGTTCGGGCGTGGGCAAGACGGAGATGGACCAGGGGACTAGTCTTGTGAGCAGCAAGCCCAAGGCTGGGACTGGAGccggggtggtgaagaagaggacgaacAACAATGggaagggtggtgggaagAAGACTCCGGCCAAGGTtatggaggaagaggatgatgatgatgatgacgaggaggaggaggaggaggaggaggaggaggaggagaagtcGAAGGCGAAGGGGATCGATGCTGCCTTGGCGAGACTCTCTCCCACGCCGACGGGACGGGCTCAGCGGCAGGTTGAGTTTGGCAGTGCGATTGCAGATGTGGATGAGTATATTTCTTCGCTGCAGAGTCGGACTCCCATCGTGGCTGCCAGGCAGGTCGGTTCTTACCCTCCTCGTGGGGTCAAGATCGCGGGGGAGGTTTATCTGAAGACTGCCATTCCAGttagggggttgggggatgtGTGGACGGTCAAGCCGGTTAGTCCTGAGGGGCATGAGGCTTGGTTtcaggggttggggttggaggatcAGAACCGGTTTATGGAGGAGGCAGTGGAGTTTTTTGTGAAGAgttcggaggagggggtcgTGGGGGAGAATGCGTTGGTGGTGCAtcagggtggtgatgatacGGGGGTTCACtaagttttttctttcacgACACGACGCCACTACTGGGGATGTGGGGATGGAGTAtgggcttttttttcttctttttttttcttaataGGTGAGCAAGGGTCAAGTGACTCGTTGCATGAttcactttttttttttttgaaattTCCGGTCACGGGAATTTTAAATCTTTTGCTCCTCCCAAGTGGGATGTGAGCTGGTGGGATGTTGGTTTATGTACGATTGGTATGGTTGATACCCCCTTCTCTTTTCTATAAGGTACCTACTCTCGGAATGGGTTCAGGAGATGGGGAAACAGGGAAACGGGACAGGAATACGGGGCCATGTTTATGGCGATACCTACTCGCTGCTCGGTTTCCATAGGGAAGTTTACAGGGCAGACAAAGACAATAAATTGCGTCgagtttttatttttggtGTGCTGTGATGTGTGATGTGCTGATGGAGGTGTTGTGGGCGCTGCAAGGAAGACAGGAGGTGTGATGATTACCTACCTGGGCttttttttggagagggGATAGATGTGGAGAGGTAGGTGGTAGGTTTTGAGAGATGGTTCATAGGCCTATGAAAGTGGCTAGTAGGTCTGTTGACTTTCCTTTGAGGCATGGGTTGAGGATATGATATGATGTGCGTCGTTTGtcttgagggggttgtttttaTGTTCAGTTTATCAGTGGATAAAAGTCTCGGTTTTTGAAATGGGGTAACCGAGGATGTTTACAGTCTGTAAGTCTCTGTGGCTCGTTGTTTGGGCATCAATTGGTCCTGTCGTGACAGTTTGGGATTGCTCGGGCCTGGAATCGAAGTCTTTTGGTGCCGTCGGTAAAACTTTTCTCCCTATAGCATCAGGTCTCGTCGGTTCGTGCGGCTGGtattgtgatgatggttgtaGGCGCTCGAAGGCTTTGtgtttgtggtgttttgatGTTGCTGTTCTAGGGGACAGACGAAAAGACGGTTTCGATGACAAAAAAGCGAGGACACCCAAGGTTGTCCCCATTGAACTACGGCTCTGGGACGGAAGATGATGGATCGACCCCGGTGGGAGTCTTTGCAGATAGGGGTATCTCCAGAGAGGAAGACTTCAAATACTGTCTTTGAAGAAGACAATCGAGTAGGTCAGCTGTAACACAACACCAAAGAGATGAAGAACCGGACCAAATTGGCCACCTACACGTTTTGGCAGCATGCAAGATGGCCCTTTGTTAGAGTAGGTTGTTTTGTGTGGTGTTCTGCTTGTCAGGGGGGAACGATTTGCAAAGATGGGCTTTGTCGACTTTGAGAGAAGAGGGATTCCTGTCAAGCAACCACTCTGTtttaggtaggtagatatTGGAGACGGACCCGGGGCGGCTAACAATACGACAGGTCATCACCCAGTCACTTCGGGAGGCGTCAGGGCCAGAaactcttcttcctctgggGCAGGAGATCTGAAGCGGCGAGCAGAGAATCACCAACCCGGATGAACTAGGTGGAAAGCATCAGAGCCAAAAGGGATTGGTCCTAAAAGTGTAGGAATACCCAGGCACATCGACCTCTTCCGGCAGGTCGGGGCACCTCCTcacggtggcggtgggttgGACTACCTTGGACGATTGTTGCTTGGTTCTTGGGGTTACCGAGTGTACATCTCGCAGCGTATTACCCCAGAACCCCAAGAATACTATTACAACAAACACACCATAAAAGCAGAGACAACTCTACTATTCGAATTTCATCAACCTTAATTGAACCCTCCATCTTACACCTCAACTGATATTCACCCCCCTTTACGCCTCCGGTAAAGGCGGAAAATCCTCATCCAAcaccttccccaacccacccccatcctccccaaccccatcccccaaaactctccccctctcccaaggCTTAAccggcaccctcctccccccaacaggcaccaccccctcccccctcacaacccgctcctcaatctccctAATCCCCTCAATCGTCTTCCCCGTCGTCACCGCTTCGATAATCGCCTGAAACTTATTAGGATATTCCCCTTTCCTATCCTcgccttcccctcccccctccccatcctccgccTTTTTCGATAAATCAACCTTCACCCCCCCACTCCTCTGCCACTCCGgcacttcctcctcctttggtCCCTCTGCTGGTGGGACAGGGGTATTGTTGGTTATCTTCTTTTGGATATTCACATACAGCCAAGAGGCCTTTTTGAGGATTTCCTCgtctggggttgggagtgtggtggcggaggaaggggagggggagatggggacgTTGAATTTGGCGGTGTAATATTTTGCGCGGAGGGTCTGGATGGAGGTGAGGACTTGGGGCttggtgaagggggaggagagggattgGGGGGATAGGAGAGGGCCGAGGGTTGTGATGAGGGATTGCTGCGGGGGAGTTGTTAGTGAGTagtgggatgaggaggggagggaggaggtacCATGAATTCTCGGTCTGAGGCCCAGGGGTAGGTGTTGAATgcttggagggtttggggtgGGGTTTGTTGGGTGGCCATATTGAGGTTTCGAACGTGAAATAGTGAATAGGAATATGAGGGGTTACTGTTTGAGAGATCGGAATTTGATGAGTGAGGCCGCCAAGCTGGTTATGACGGGGGTGGTTTTCCGTCGAGAGCCGAgtgaggtggtgaggtggtgggggtggctgggggagaggttgatgtCTCTGAGTAAATTTGGGATATGAAAGTCAAAGAGGTCAGATTTCAACTTGAGATTTCCGGAATGATATGAAACACTCAACGTTGACAGTATCATAAATGACTGTGGTTGGAGTCGCATGTGAAAGCTAGGGAATCCCCACCATCATAAAGACAGTGTGAAGGACAGTGCTAAAGACGGCAGAGACTGTGCCAAGATATCAAAGCTCATTCTCACAACAAAAAGAATATATGCTAGCTTGTCACAGACCAACCATATAGCAAGGCAGAGTGGAGACTGCAGCAGGCCGTGGGGAACCAATCAAGTAAAATGTAACGACGGGGCTGCAGGACACTACTGAGCCATAGTGAGCCAGGTACAGAGATACCTAGAGGATtgaggtctatatatacggaggaactagataGCTAGcagatagttccgtagtatgcaatacaagtcataatcgttggtatctagactgttgtgattgagacaagccatttgttgtgcactgtttagctgcaccgaaccagtTGTCAGAAGTTGCCTTCAACAAGTATCTGTTTCAGaagttctggataggggttcgtcacatagAGTTGTAGAAAGTAACCTTTTGTATTTGAAGTGATTTGTGTCACAGTTAAGCTAACGGGCAAGTTAGACAGTATGAGCGGCGCGGGACGCGCTTAGCTAATTATTAGATTAGATAAGGAGTAGTCAATCAAGATGCGATCAGTGTGATCACTATAATTAAGGGCGGAACTAATCAGAGCATGATTAAAGTCATCAAAGCATAATTATAATTATCACTGGCAGGGCCAGTCAGTACGTGATAAGGCGGCTTGGCTATAATCAGTCTAAAGCTCTAGAGTTTACATATATAAAAGAACTAAATGAGCATCAAATAGTTCtgcagtatgcaatacaaaTCACATTTGTTAGTATCTTAACTATGAAACAAGCTATTTATTGTACACTACTTAGTTATACCAAACTAGAATTATTCAGAAGCGCTTTTAACTAGCAACCCTTTCAAAGGTTCTATATAGGAGTTCATTAGATTCCAGCAGtaacttactataataaattatataaaaataaacttaatatatattactaacgattaattataatagtaaacGTAAAAGataatttaataaataattagTTACGTTATTAATTATCtgttaaaatatagcttttgtttgtggattttatAGTATATCTAAGCCTTATATATTGCAGAGCCTTAGAGGCAATACGATGGCTTaaatcagcagtgtttagaAACTGCGGTTATCGGAGCggaagctcggcctccggaagTAATTTGAGGTCCCGGAAAGCTAAGCGCTAAGGCTGGTGCCCTGCAGTggttaaacggtagcggcaacgtggcctgtaacgtggcccctaaccttatatttgATTAGTGcatttagcgggcgttcgggcccGGAAAACGCGCGTTtaggcccgggaacggagttACCTTTGGGGAGCAAGTTAAAGGCCGATGGCCTATAAGACCTTTGCCTCACACCCTATCCACTGtggtattttttagtctataagGTTCAATCAATATACTGGTTTACTATACTCATtagtgcctcacaagcctatgttacagtgattctcttttatatattacagggcgccgcccctgtaatcttccttccttcagtgctacggcaactgtcgaatgctgcagtcaaagtcttcttcgctctcagtgtactgcgccgatagctatttgagcctatatttacaggcttcaatagcacctatttcGACAAAAGGTAAGGAAAATAATTACAagtaattattaaattagATAAttgaattttttttttttaaaaaaaaaaactttgaatttatattttacggcctttttataatattattagaaattTGGGTAGCGCTAGGTATACTATCAAGGTTGGATTTCGGTGATGTAGCTAGAAAAATAAATGTAGTAGGTGGGGGACTGACGTGGTGTTTAGGATGCACAGCAAGACACACATGACAGTTGACGTCTCTGTGCTTCCAACTGCGTTTGTCCGTCAGGACGCACGGACCACTAGGATCAAGCTGTGGAAGCTTTGGTGAAGACAGTGAGACAGCTCCTGCTTTCCATCCCATGTGACAAGAAAGGACCAAAGAGTATTTGAGAAAGGGcattgttgttttgtttcttcttgATCAAGACattcgttgttgttgttgactgCCACCGGTCGTGTCTcacctgccaccaccacgaaggccaccaccggccccaATTCGTGCATCTGTACCGCTCCCGCATCACCGACCTTGACAGACCGACCATATCTCTCCACCAATCTTCCGCCTTGaaccccaaacctccctcccatccgaTACTTAACCAGCGGTACGGCATCACCCCCGGCGACCGCGAAAATGCGCCGCGCTGCCGTACAAGCCTTTCGGACCACGTTTCAATATACTGCCCGGGGCCTTGGCCGACGCCCCTTCACAACCtctctccccaccaccgccgcccgccgtctcctctcctcaacctccaccaccgccgcccgtCGCACCCTCAAGAATCACAGCAATGCCACCGGtattccccctcccctcctagagaacatcaacaacaacaacaacagtcttcccctcccaccacccctccaatcCTCAATGTACTACCGCCGCGCCTCGGTCGTCCTCGCGTCGGCACTCGTGGGCTA from Podospora pseudopauciseta strain CBS 411.78 chromosome 6, whole genome shotgun sequence includes:
- a CDS encoding hypothetical protein (EggNog:ENOG503P98X): MAQVCFMLRLSFVRFTPTIVSFPFLASSTYSTHRSHLILDTNTLSISHHTSPTAKMDYLKTAFNYTKLTLLSFTDHKNNPFSSQQLTKATRTMAEEKAPQPTSAEAFLFYSIVKNLRTRPDINWEGVARDNGFKNAETAKVRYGQVKRKLNIENWSPPVKPQGGRSSGSGVGKTEMDQGTSLVSSKPKAGTGAGVVKKRTNNNGKGGGKKTPAKVMEEEDDDDDDEEEEEEEKSKAKGIDAALARLSPTPTGRAQRQVEFGSAIADVDEYISSLQSRTPIVAARQVGSYPPRGVKIAGEVYLKTAIPVRGLGDVWTVKPVSPEGHEAWFQGLGLEDQNRFMEEAVEFFVKSSEEGVVGENALVVHQGGDDTGVH
- a CDS encoding hypothetical protein (EggNog:ENOG503P53P); its protein translation is MATQQTPPQTLQAFNTYPWASDREFMQSLITTLGPLLSPQSLSSPFTKPQVLTSIQTLRAKYYTAKFNVPISPSPSSATTLPTPDEEILKKASWLYVNIQKKITNNTPVPPAEGPKEEEVPEWQRSGGVKVDLSKKAEDGEGGGEGEDRKGEYPNKFQAIIEAVTTGKTIEGIREIEERVVRGEGVVPVGGRRVPVKPWERGRVLGDGVGEDGGGLGKVLDEDFPPLPEA